From the Saccharobesus litoralis genome, one window contains:
- a CDS encoding TolC family protein — protein sequence MKITKPLRLIYALAIGVSLSITHVKAETKLALRDAISQAIANDPWLYGSKLKQSALENTSVAAGTLPDPKVSIGLLNMPVDSWDIGQEGMTQFKLGVSQMFPRGDSLAIKSAQLKTESTQFPLLREDRKAKLTSIVSGLWLDVYLAQSTLELIKKDWTLFEQMADVAKVSYANAVGKTKQQDVIRAQLEITQLEDRYSVEQQKLESARARLSQWLHRFDADNLASAFDYDMQPSQLLVENHLPEIQLFNPQLLQDSPLSRNKLARILAKHPAILAIGVKQKAAEQGEALAKQQYKPQWGVNASYGLRDSAPNGSSRADLFSVGITFDVPLFTDNRQDKQVAASVAQTESIKTDKLLLTKTMLSSLEKELLHVKRLSERQARYQQQILTQTQDQAEAALIAYTNDDGDFAEVVRARVAQLNANIAALKIDVDVQKALARINYFFAKSDASYHIAHTAKQRTE from the coding sequence ATGAAAATAACGAAGCCGCTACGATTGATTTACGCGCTAGCCATTGGCGTTAGTTTGTCTATTACTCATGTAAAAGCGGAAACCAAACTCGCTCTGCGTGATGCGATATCGCAAGCTATTGCAAACGATCCTTGGCTATATGGTAGTAAGTTAAAACAATCAGCCTTAGAAAATACCAGTGTCGCAGCTGGCACCTTGCCTGACCCTAAAGTATCCATTGGTTTGCTAAATATGCCGGTTGATAGCTGGGACATAGGCCAAGAAGGCATGACCCAATTCAAACTTGGTGTGTCTCAAATGTTTCCTAGAGGAGACAGTCTCGCCATCAAAAGCGCGCAACTGAAAACAGAATCAACTCAGTTTCCATTATTGCGTGAAGATCGAAAAGCGAAGCTAACGAGCATAGTGTCTGGGCTATGGTTAGATGTTTACCTCGCTCAAAGTACACTTGAGTTGATAAAAAAAGATTGGACATTGTTTGAACAAATGGCGGATGTTGCCAAGGTGAGCTATGCCAACGCAGTAGGTAAAACAAAGCAGCAAGACGTTATTCGTGCTCAACTTGAAATTACCCAACTAGAAGATAGATATAGTGTTGAACAACAAAAGCTGGAGTCAGCGCGCGCAAGACTAAGTCAATGGTTACATCGATTTGATGCGGACAATTTAGCGTCAGCGTTTGATTATGATATGCAACCAAGTCAATTGCTTGTTGAAAATCACTTACCTGAAATTCAATTATTCAATCCGCAATTGTTACAAGACTCTCCACTGTCACGCAATAAATTGGCTCGAATACTAGCTAAGCACCCAGCTATTTTAGCAATCGGTGTTAAACAAAAAGCAGCAGAGCAAGGAGAGGCTTTAGCCAAACAGCAATATAAACCTCAGTGGGGCGTCAATGCCAGTTATGGCCTCAGAGATAGTGCACCAAACGGGTCGAGTAGAGCTGATTTATTTTCGGTTGGTATCACTTTCGATGTCCCCTTGTTTACTGACAATAGACAAGATAAACAAGTTGCAGCTTCAGTTGCACAGACTGAGTCAATTAAAACAGACAAGCTTCTGTTGACCAAAACGATGTTGAGTTCGCTCGAAAAAGAGTTATTGCATGTCAAACGCCTTTCTGAGCGCCAGGCTCGTTATCAACAACAAATCTTAACACAAACGCAAGATCAAGCAGAGGCAGCATTGATTGCTTATACCAATGATGACGGAGATTTTGCCGAAGTCGTTCGTGCCCGAGTTGCCCAGCTCAACGCCAATATTGCAGCCTTAAAAATTGATGTGGATGTGCAAAAAGCTTTAGCTCGCATCAATTATTTTTTCGCTAAGAGCGATGCGAGTTATCACATTGCCCATACAGCTAAACAGAGAACAGAATAA
- a CDS encoding efflux RND transporter periplasmic adaptor subunit, with translation MSANLKLTVIASLVGAVVGAGILSALQPASTSKTQTESTEKKPLYWVAPMDSNYRRDKPGKSPMGMDLIPVYEEASGDEFGPGAVKISPHVVNNLGVRTSQVELKSMHAEISTVGYVQYDEEQLIHIHPRVDGWVEKLYVKAAGNPVEKGQPLYTLYSPQLVNAQEELLIALSRNNKSLISAAKARLKALHLSGKFIEQLETSRKVQQSITFYSPQSGVVDGLKIREGFFVKPGNTLLSIAKLDQVWVEAEIFERDAALIKEEQPVSMTLDYLPRREWDGVVDYVYPTLNNKTRTLRVRLKFDNPDYQLKPNMFAQVTIHANRADSAILVPKEAVIRTGKQDRVVLALGDGQFKSIEVDIGRVDHDNIEILQGLNEDDVVVTSAQFLIDSESSKTSDFKRMTHDGVPNSVWMEGEVNSVMADHGMVNITHGPVQAWDWPQMTMDFNLSSGVDANALQAGQTLHFEVSKTEDDGYEITGIHIMSEPDAGNDEAPTATVNGTINSIDGSTRTLNISREAIEKWDRPAATLDYVLADNIDISGFKAGHEIRFTFEVRDDLIITEIALPAPDTRSSEQSNINSDHSHH, from the coding sequence ATGTCAGCTAATTTAAAATTAACCGTAATCGCTTCATTGGTAGGGGCTGTGGTGGGTGCAGGTATATTATCTGCTTTGCAGCCAGCTTCTACATCAAAGACACAAACAGAATCGACAGAGAAAAAGCCACTGTATTGGGTTGCACCAATGGACAGTAACTACCGGCGCGACAAGCCAGGTAAATCGCCAATGGGCATGGATTTAATACCGGTATATGAAGAAGCATCAGGAGATGAATTTGGGCCTGGTGCGGTTAAAATTTCCCCTCATGTTGTAAATAACTTGGGGGTTCGTACTTCACAGGTTGAGTTGAAAAGCATGCATGCTGAAATTTCAACTGTGGGTTATGTCCAATACGACGAAGAGCAGCTTATTCATATTCACCCCCGCGTAGATGGCTGGGTTGAGAAACTATACGTAAAAGCCGCAGGGAACCCTGTAGAGAAAGGCCAACCGCTTTATACACTGTACTCACCGCAATTAGTTAATGCCCAAGAAGAGTTACTTATTGCGCTAAGTCGAAACAATAAATCATTGATCAGTGCCGCAAAAGCTCGCCTTAAAGCCTTACATTTATCAGGAAAATTTATTGAGCAGTTGGAAACAAGCCGCAAAGTTCAGCAGAGCATTACATTTTATTCACCCCAATCTGGTGTCGTCGACGGGCTAAAAATCCGAGAAGGTTTTTTTGTTAAGCCAGGAAACACATTGCTCAGTATTGCTAAGCTTGATCAAGTTTGGGTGGAAGCTGAAATATTTGAACGAGATGCAGCCCTAATCAAAGAAGAACAGCCTGTTTCAATGACACTTGATTACTTGCCTCGTCGAGAGTGGGATGGAGTTGTTGATTATGTATACCCAACACTAAATAACAAAACCAGAACGCTGCGTGTCAGGTTGAAGTTTGATAATCCTGACTATCAATTAAAACCCAATATGTTTGCCCAAGTCACCATTCATGCTAATCGAGCTGACAGCGCCATTTTAGTCCCTAAAGAAGCGGTGATCAGAACGGGTAAACAAGACCGTGTCGTGCTGGCTTTAGGTGATGGGCAGTTTAAGTCTATCGAAGTCGATATTGGTCGGGTCGATCACGACAATATTGAGATTTTACAAGGATTAAACGAAGACGATGTTGTAGTTACCTCCGCGCAATTTCTGATTGATTCTGAGTCAAGCAAAACCTCAGACTTTAAGCGTATGACACACGATGGAGTACCAAATTCGGTATGGATGGAAGGTGAAGTCAATAGTGTTATGGCAGATCACGGAATGGTCAATATTACTCATGGCCCAGTGCAGGCGTGGGACTGGCCACAAATGACCATGGATTTCAATTTAAGTAGCGGCGTCGATGCCAATGCTTTACAAGCAGGACAAACTCTACATTTTGAAGTGAGTAAGACCGAAGACGATGGCTACGAAATTACCGGCATTCATATTATGTCTGAACCTGACGCTGGCAATGACGAGGCTCCGACAGCAACAGTCAACGGCACAATCAACTCCATTGATGGATCCACTCGCACCTTAAATATTAGCCGAGAAGCAATAGAGAAATGGGACAGACCAGCAGCAACCTTGGACTATGTATTGGCTGACAATATAGATATTTCTGGCTTCAAAGCTGGGCACGAGATCAGGTTTACGTTTGAAGTTCGAGATGACCTAATTATCACAGAAATTGCGTTACCGGCACCTGACACTCGTTCAAGTGAACAAAGCAATATTAACAGCGACCATTCGCATCACTAA